From the genome of Campylobacter concisus:
TGATAAAGAAGACGCAAGCGCGCTCAAGCAGATAGTTGCAGGTTCACCTATTCCAGTCGTTGCAGACATTCATTTTAATCACACCTACGCGCTTATAGTTAGCGAATTTGTCGATGCTATCCGCATAAATCCAGGCAACATTGGCTCAGCCAAAAACATAAAAGCGGTCGTTGATGCCTGCAAACAGCGAAATTTACCTATCCGTATAGGTGTAAATTCTGGCTCGCTTGAAAAGCAGTTTGAAGATCGCTACGGCCGCACGGTGGAGGCTATGGTGGAGAGTGCGATGTATAACATCAAGCTTCTTGAGGATTTTGACTTTACAGACATTAAAATTTCACTTAAATCAAGCGACGTTGAACGCACGATGCAAGCTTATAGAGCGCTTCGTCCAAAGACAAATTATCCATTTCATCTAGGTGTAACAGAGGCAGGTACCACTTTTCACGCCACTATCAAGTCCGCGATCGCTCTTGGTGGGCTTTTGCTTGAGGGTATAGGCGATACGATGAGAGTTAGCATC
Proteins encoded in this window:
- a CDS encoding flavodoxin-dependent (E)-4-hydroxy-3-methylbut-2-enyl-diphosphate synthase is translated as MQRYPTKQIKIRNVLIGGDAPISVQSMTFSKTKDVKGTLEQIQRLYFSGCDIVRCAVFDKEDASALKQIVAGSPIPVVADIHFNHTYALIVSEFVDAIRINPGNIGSAKNIKAVVDACKQRNLPIRIGVNSGSLEKQFEDRYGRTVEAMVESAMYNIKLLEDFDFTDIKISLKSSDVERTMQAYRALRPKTNYPFHLGVTEAGTTFHATIKSAIALGGLLLEGIGDTMRVSI